Proteins from a genomic interval of Capsicum annuum cultivar UCD-10X-F1 chromosome 4, UCD10Xv1.1, whole genome shotgun sequence:
- the LOC107869401 gene encoding putative F-box protein At1g50870 — translation METHQHFSCDIVWEISTYLPVKSLMRFKCVSKAWNTMMQCPNFARSHYARSHDRPSATRFLFQLKTNNKDHLKKSSLMDLSLQLDYFCYDGEMRICSNHCNGLVCLYIYKDTQVYLYNVTTREIKALPPYVNREIKIYPYVEHRSKRKWLPGFDRLFLGFDQVTGNYKLLLLSPHPAETKKAKILTLGVTNSCWRKIDLSNYADYSSCLSYRECIYLNGVLYLIWFDYVAYLDFGEEKIGYISLPPQAHSFERSSCMHAALWGQLAIRCCRYGKRGWPRMFGYDEANKVFIPLESGNGFQNDIYICLPGMERINDKTKEAHVLATTSVIDVPDALLLSSISLPCLISFVAENNIENRPTPDLVFRFVSRFVENIIPLNSLLVSM, via the coding sequence ATGGAGACTCATCAACATTTCTCTTGTGACATAGTATGGGAGATCTCAACGTATCTTCCGGTCAAGTCTCTCATGCGATTCAAGTGTGTTTCTAAAGCTTGGAATACTATGATGCAATGTCCCAACTTTGCGCGGTCACACTACGCTCGTTCTCATGACCGCCCTTCAGCCACCCGTTTTTTGTTTCAACTCAAAACAAATAACAAAGATCATCTGAAAAAAAGTAGCTTGATGGATTTATCGTTACAGCTTGATTATTTTTGCTACGATGGGGAGATGAGGATTTGTTCAAATCATTGCAACGGACTTGTTTGCTTGTATATCTATAAAGACACTCAAGTTTATTTGTACAATGTCACCACAAGGGAGATAAAAGCTTTGCCACCCTATGTGAATCGGGAAATAAAAATTTATCCATACGTCGAGCACCGATCTAAACGTAAGTGGCTTCCAGGGTTTGATAGGTTGTTTTTAGGGTTTGATCAGGTGACGGGAAACTACAAATTGCTTCTTTTGTCTCCTCATCCAGCCGAAACAAAGAAAGCCAAAATTCTAACGCTAGGAGTAACCAACTCGTGTTGGAGAAAAATCgatttatcaaattatgctgaTTACTCATCATGTCTTTCTTATCGTGAGTGTATTTACCTCAATGGGGTTCTTTACTTGATTTGGTTCGATTATGTGGCCTACTTGGACTTTGGGGAGGAGAAGATTGGGTATATTTCTCTCCCACCACAAGCCCATAGTTTCGAGAGATCATCTTGCATGCACGCTGCACTCTGGGGACAATTGGCTATTCGTTGCTGCAGATATGGTAAGCGTGGCTGGCCACGGATGTTTGGGTACGATGAAGCTAACAAGGTTTTTATTCCTCTTGAGAGTGGGAATGGTTTCCAGAACGATATTTATATTTGCTTGCCCGGTATGGAAAGGATCAACGACAAGACAAAGGAAGCACATGTTTTAGCAACAACAAGTGTAATCGATGTCCCTGATGCTTTGCTGCTCTCCTCCATCTCATTGCCGTGTCTCATAAGCTTTGTTGCTGAGAATAACATTGAAAACAGGCCTACTCCTGATCTCGTGTTTAGATTTGTTAGCAGATTTGTTGAGAACATTATCCCATTGAATTCTTTACTAGTTTCAATGTAG